A single genomic interval of Mangifera indica cultivar Alphonso chromosome 5, CATAS_Mindica_2.1, whole genome shotgun sequence harbors:
- the LOC123216610 gene encoding phospholipase A1 PLIP2, chloroplastic-like, translating into MDTLCLKSGISGITPSISVGGAFEVRSNATQQVSAVGKSTVEKSTGATPPNKTLSSRLFSFRYPLKSFWPGLGGGGGSSKRYKGIALEDAVLVENGEKSIVEDGCEIEPTMGTSYTKGQDVNWVLKILHVRSLWRGREDTREGEGLEKEQGDIVDGQMDDIEHGDEEQCEVCKIDDVEKEFEFDKESFSSLLRRVSLREAKLYAQMSYLGNLAYCIPKIKAGNLLKFRGLRFVTSSIEKKDLATKSEKVQVASEKQEEENKPKDEAEGKEQKNNGYRITASTAYQIAASTASYLHSHTKSILPFTSSKSEAGADLSENCSRTDVNINMMNAEVASLMATTDSVTAVVAAKEEVKQAVADDLNSTRSSLCEWFICDDDHGGTRFFVIQGSESLASWQANLLFEPCQFEGFDVLVHRGIYEAAKGIYEQMLPEVHAHLKARGKFATFRFTGHSLGGSLSLLINLMLLIRGEVPVSSLLPVITFGAPSIMCGGDRLLQKLGLPRSHVQAITMHRDIVPRAFSCNYPNHVAELLKAVNGNFRNHPCLNNQKLLYAPMGELLILQPDEKFSPNHPLLPSGSGLYFLSCPLLDTSDDEKQLQAAKLVFLNSPHPLEILSDRCSYGSEGTIQRDHDMNSYLRCVRSVIRQELNQIRKARREHRRKFWWPLMLQHGINAGIVVERPVMSVKLGLEQFKFSGILQTGKESLKRFSRLVASQHMHLLVVLLFPARLLLLGASNIISFS; encoded by the exons ATGGATACTCTGTGCTTGAAAAGCGGGATTTCCGGAATAACTCCGTCGATCTCTGTGGGTGGGGCCTTCGAAGTCCGTTCAAACGCAACACAACAAGTGAGTGCGGTTGGGAAGTCCACGGTGGAAAAATCTACGGGGGCTACGCCGCCTAACAAAACGTTGTCGTCTAGGTTATTTTCTTTTAGGTATCCTTTGAAGTCTTTTTGGCCGGGGCTGGGGGGAGGTGGTGGAAGTAGTAAAAGATATAAAGGGATTGCATTAGAAGACGCTGTTTTGGTGGAGAATGGAGAGAAGTCGATTGTCGAAGACGGTTGCGAGATTGAACCGACAATGGGGACGTCGTATACGAAAGGGCAGGATGTCAATTGGGTGTTGAAGATTCTGCACGTGAGGTCTCTGTGGCGAGGCAGAGAAGATACGAGAGAAGGTGAAGGATTGGAAAAGGAACAGGGTGATATTGTTGATGGTCAAATGGACGATATTGAACATGGTGATGAAGAGCAATGTGAAGTTTGCAAAATTGATGATGTCGAAAAAGAGTTCGAGTTTGACAAAGAATCTTTTTCCAGTTTGTTACGGAGGGTGTCATTAAGGGAAGCCAAGCTCTACGCGCAAATGTCTTATTTGGGGAACTTGGCTTATTGCATTCCAAAAATCAAG GCAGGAAATCTACTCAAATTTCGTGGGCTACGGTTTGTGACTTCTTCAATAGAGAAAAAAGATTTGGCAACGAAATCCGAGAAGGTTCAGGTGGCTTCTGAAAAGCAGGAAGAGGAAAACAAGCCAAAAGATGAGGCCGAAGGCAAGGAGCAAAAGAACAATGGTTATCGAATTACTGCATCTACTGCTTATCAAATAGCTGCCTCTACCGCTTCTTATCTACATTCTCATACAAAGAGCATTCTTCCATTCACATCCTCAAAATCTGAGGCTGGTGCAGATTTATCAGAAAACTGCAGCAGAACTGATGTCAATATTAATATGATGAATGCAGAAGTAGCTTCTTTAATGGCAACCACTGATTCTGTGACAGCTGTGGTTGCTGCAAAGGAGGAAGTGAAGCAAGCTGTTGCAGATGATTTGAACTCGACACGTTCATCACTCTGTGAGTGGTTCATTTGTGATGATGACCACGGTGGTACGAGGTTCTTTGTGATTCAG GGGTCTGAATCTTTGGCATCCTGGCAGGCAAATTTACTTTTTGAGCCTTGCCAGTTTGAG GGATTTGATGTGCTTGTGCATAGAGGTATATATGAGGCTGCAAAAGGGATATATGAACAGATGTTGCCTGAGGTTCATGCACACCTAAAGGCTCGTGGCAAATTTGCAACATTCCGATTCACTGGACATTCTCTTGGGGGTAGCTTGTCACTACTTATAAACCTGATGTTGCTTATACGGGGTGAAGTGCCAGTATCTTCCTTGCTTCCCGTGATAACATTTGGTGCACCATCTATCATGTGTGGAGGTGATCGTCTTCTTCAAAAGCTTGGGTTGCCACGAAGTCATGTTCAGGCAATAACAATGCACAGAGATATAGTCCCTCGAGCCTTCTCTTGTAATTATCCTAATCATGTTGCAGAGCTTCTGAAGGCTGTAAATGGGAACTTCCGTAATCATCCTTGTCTAAATAACCAG AAGCTACTATATGCTCCAATGGGGGAGCTTCTGATACTACAACCGGATGAGAAATTTTCTCCCAATCATCCCCTCCTTCCTTCTGGCAGTGGGTTATATTTTTTAAGCTGCCCATTGTTGGACACGAGTGATGATGAAAAGCAGCTGCAGGCTGCAAAGTTGGTATTCTTAAACTCACCACACCCCCTTGAGATCCTAAGTGATCGCTGCTCATATGGTTCCGAAGGAACCATTCAAAGAGATCATGACATGAATTCTTATTTAAGATGTGTGCGGAGTGTGATTCGCCAAGAGCTTAATCAAATCAGGAAGGCTAGGAGAGAGCATCGTCGGAAGTTTTGGTGGCCTCTTATGTTACAGCATGGGATAAATGCTGGCATCGTTGTGGAAAGGCCAGTGATGTCAGTGAAGTTAGGCTTAGAGCAATTCAAGTTTTCTGGTATCCTACAGACAGGTAAAGAATCCTTGAAACGGTTTAGCAGGCTTGTTGCATCACAGCACATGCATTTGCTTGTGGTGTTGTTGTTCCCTGCACGATTGTTACTTCTTGGGGCATCTAACATTATCAGCTTCAGTTGA